In the Silene latifolia isolate original U9 population chromosome 1, ASM4854445v1, whole genome shotgun sequence genome, tccatttttatttcattttcttaaaaaataagTTCAGCTAAACAAATAGTAAAATTATATGCTttgttcttttaatttttttcataaatcaaaccatgattttttctgattaacattttttggttaaaaaaacatactccctccaatccaatccaaactacccacTTGCTTTTTGGAGATCAAACTTTGAAAAGTTTGACCGTTAATCCACAGAAAAATATAAAACTTTGAACGATAAAATTTACATATTTAGTTGTATTatgaaaatatctttcataaattatattttttgcaaaaaaaaattatataccaAGGAAGAAAAACGCAGTCAAAGTGTCGCCTCGAAGACCACCCAAAAACAAgtgggtagtttggattggattggagggagtacttttttagtgttattgtaatttcataagactttatttttatgtttttagaactttagctttattattattattattattttttttgagaaaaacaCCCCGTAGGGTATTAATTCATTACCGATAAATCATACTCCGCTGCAGAATTCGCAACAGAAGGTAACAAAGACGGCCAAACAGTTTTGCCAACTACCCTAGGTAAAACATGAGCTAAAGCATGAGCTACAGAGTTATTAATACGACTCGTATGAGACCAAACTACCGAATCAAAGGAACTACATAAAGATAAAATGTCATCTACTAAAAGCAAAAACGAACTCCGCCCTTTGCGTTTCTCCAACAGCGCGTCAATCACTTGAAGGCAATCGCTTTCCAAAACCACCCGTCGATGCCTGCATGTTTGAGCTTCTTGCAATCCGTCCAGCACCGCTATAGCCTCTGCAAACCGTGGCTCCCACTCCATATCCCGCACTATCGTTAGTCCCCACCTCACCATCCCGCGGTCATCTCGACACACTACCCCTGTGCCTACCCCTTCCCCCTCTTTCACACCCGCATCTACATTTATTTTAACAACCCCTTCCGATGCTGGTTTCCAGCCTTCATGCTCCCTGTCACCTGCACCCTCCACACGCCCTCGCCGTCGACCCCCATTAGTCCCTACACTCCCGTCCCCTTCCTGGATAATGTCCTTAACTCGCTGCACCACTCTATCTGGCTCCACCCGCACCCCCTCGAACACCACCTTATTCATGTGTTCCCATATAGCCCAACACCCGATCATAAACCCCCCGTAATCCTCCGCTGAAATGACCCTCCACCTATCCTCCACCCAGCCACGCACGTCTCCATCCACCCCCATTTCGGTACCCTCGCCATCCCACTCCAAACCGATAGCATTCCACACCCATTTTGCCACGCTGCAGTCTCGAAACAAATGTAAAGACGACTCAGAGTTAGACTGACAAAAATAGCAAGAAGAAGACTCACCTCTAGTTCGAGCTGCTATGTTGTCCAAGGTTGCCAATTCTCCGCTACACATCTGCCAGAAAAATAGCTTAACACGAGGCCAAACCTGAACCTTCCACAGCCGGTTCCACAACCACCTCTCCTTTTCCCAATTTGACGGACCCCCCGCATCACTATCATCCCCAACCAGGCTCGCATAAGCCGTCTTATCGGAGTACTCACCATCACGCTCAAAGCTCCAGAACCATGAACTTTAGCTTTATTATTAGTATCTAATAAAGGAAAATAGTATGTTACGTCGTagtaaaatacaaaaaaaaatattcataTTTTAAGAGGGACTTTTCTTTTATTATCAAAAGGATATGGATATATCCTGATCCAATCCAGATCCTGCGGATCCGGATATGGATATGGGAATTTCAGATCCTGTAAATATGGATCGGATCtggaggccgaattcttcgaccaggTTGACTACTTCCagttgccacgagaggaaaaccaatttgctgatgccctagaaaaacttgccgcgctcgtcaacatacctgacaacatgacatcgatgcccctatgtgtcgagagaaggagcgagccagctcacatctgtgtCATCAACGACGATGAAGAAggccatgtcgaaccttggtaccaagccattctcaactacaaaaccaaaaacgaattccctcccaactctgatataagaggacaaagagccatccatttacttgcatcataattcgtgataaaccaagaacaactatacaaaagaacaccccaatggattcttctcctttgtattgatcaccacaaagccaataaagtcatggaagaggtccacgacaGAGAATGTGGCCCTTACATGAGCACAATGATGCTAACCCGAAAAAttatgcggttaggctactactggaccaccatggaagccgattgcagaaactacgtcaaacattgccacaattgcaaaATCCTcggcaacatacaacacatagcaccatcccttttatacaccatgacatcaccctggcatTTCTCGAcatggggcatcgacatcatcggaaaagtcaatccgataggcaccaaagggcattgctttaTCCTCGTCGCAATCgaatacttcaccaaatgggtggaagcacagtcctatgaAGTTTTGACCGCCAaataagtggccaagttcatccaagataacatcatctgcagatatggagtaccccatgaaatcatcagcgaccaaggctcccacttctgGGCGGAAACACAGACcttgctggacaagtacaaaatcaaacggcATCGATCGTCCCCCTatcatccccaaaccaacggagcggtagaggcagcaaacaaaactctcgTCACCATCATAAAAAGGatgcaagacaattaccgcgattggccgaacaAACTCACAATCGCactttggggataccgaacctccattcgaactccaacaggagcaacacccttctatctagcatacggtatggaggcaatacaaccagtagagttggaaatcccatctctacgcattctactagaaagccaagttcctgaggcggaatggacccgtcaaaggtttGAATAACTCACACTCCTAGATGAACGACGACTCAATGCCttacacaacgtccagctatagcaacgacgtatacaacgggcattcaacaaaaaaagtcaaacccagaaacataaaagaaagcgacttggtcctcaagtcggttcgagcaccattacccgtcgatccgaagAGGAAATTCAAActcaattgggccgggccatacctggttaagaagatactttcggggcaccagtgagattgagtgacctagatgggggaggatttcacaaacccgaccaacctagaccaactcaagaaatactacccttgaaccctggTAACCACAAACCTTTCCCTAGTTTGATAACTAGTGACCACGATCTTtctttcaagtcaattcctcatagcgttctgatttgaaattgtatgttttatcgagtcaaaattacggcaccttgccatgtttcaaacAACCTTTAatttgtcaaaggcaacatccatttgcacccaaacaaaattaacaaaacatttgaactacgagcatggtttgatttcacctctttaggtggatacgtaggcagtcctttcttacacaagaaggatacaaccacaacatcccaacaaattaacaaaaacattcgaactacgagcatggtttgatttcacctcttcaggtggatacgtaggcagtcctttcttacacaagaaggatacaaccatccccacaaaaaaaaaaacacaatcacCCATAccaacttcaaaaaaaaaaggtGGAAGCACAcccttttccacaaaaaaacaaaaacaaaaaagaagcctttctccctttccacaaaaatcCCCCTTCAcaggtgcaatgtttaggataattcaaatcgaattaCCTTTACAAGATGGACGGAAGAaacaacaagcgttcacaacttgtTTTTAAcataagcaatcctcttatttaattaataatgataaggattacaaacttgacgacaaataaagctaagcaagtccacAACTTGTCAAGCTAGAGTGTCGACCAAGACATcttacatagtaaaactagcacaaaaataCACactacatagctagtacaacataataaaaacacacaaacactaatacaacataatagtaaaacaggtaatggaggtcttcactctttcattctacccttgccttttccctcggggtacatcttccccttccTCTTCTTGTTAGttcgcctagcatggacttcctcttcggaacaaACCCTCAAtagatctacaacggcgacgacATCCGGTCTTTTGCACGACCTAATACTTGGTCATAgccgagcccatacacggcccaccatctctttgggacccaagctcctcctcttcggtggcctcaccATATCCGGTCTAACGTCATTGGCAAATTCGttaaagaaggcacggttggccttgccaatttccctatacttcaagtcgacaacctcgtccttgcggaactttgacctttcttccaaggtttgagctcttgaccacttgacataagcgggagtcacccatgtcattgcaacg is a window encoding:
- the LOC141653226 gene encoding uncharacterized protein LOC141653226, which translates into the protein MCSGELATLDNIAARTRGESSSCYFCQSNSESSLHLFRDCSVAKWVWNAIGLEWDGEGTEMGVDGDVRGWVEDRWRVISAEDYGGFMIGCWAIWEHMNKVVFEGVRVEPDRVVQRVKDIIQEGDGSVGTNGGRRRGRVEGAGDREHEGWKPASEGVVKINVDAGVKEGEGVGTGVVCRDDRGMVRWGLTIVRDMEWEPRFAEAIAVLDGLQEAQTCRHRRVVLESDCLQVIDALLEKRKGRSSFLLLVDDILSLCSSFDSVVWSHTSRINNSVAHALAHVLPRVVGKTVWPSLLPSVANSAAEYDLSVMN